CGGGGCGAGCGTGGCGATGTACTCCTGGCAGGCGTCCCAGGTCGGCAGCAACCCGGCGAGCCGGGCCTCCTCGAGCGACGGTGCCTGGGCGTCCTTGTCGGACAGGGTGTACTCGACACCCGCCGGCAGCAGCCCGTCCAAAGGCAGGCCGATACCCGGGTCCAGCGGGTTGATCCCGTGCTCGCGTCCGGGGCTGTAGCCGGTGGAGCACAGGTAGGTCAGGGTGCTGCCGTCCTCGAGTGCGAGGAAGGCGTGGCCGAGTCCTTCGGCCAGGTAGACCGCGCGCCGGTCGACGGTGTCCAGCCGGACGGCGTCCACGGC
This region of Nakamurella alba genomic DNA includes:
- a CDS encoding dTDP-4-dehydrorhamnose 3,5-epimerase family protein, encoding MQVRELAMAGAYEFTPVQHGDDRGLFLEWFKVEKFLGAAGHPLTLAQANMSVSKAGSLRGIHFADVPPGQAKYVTCPAGAVVDFIIDIRVGSPTFGAVDAVRLDTVDRRAVYLAEGLGHAFLALEDGSTLTYLCSTGYSPGREHGINPLDPGIGLPLDGLLPAGVEYTLSDKDAQAPSLEEARLAGLLPTWDACQEYIATLAP